In the genome of Ornithorhynchus anatinus isolate Pmale09 chromosome 9, mOrnAna1.pri.v4, whole genome shotgun sequence, one region contains:
- the ACVR1 gene encoding activin receptor type-1 isoform X1 has protein sequence MLDGVMILPVLMMIAFPSPSVEDEEPKLNAVLYTCVCEGLSCGSQHHCQGQQCFVSLSINDGIKIHQKGCFQVYEQSKMTCRTPPTPDQAVECCQGNWCNKNITAQLPTKGKSFQGASSSYYSLETIAIVSLCSIVVVCILGFLTVLMIRKFQRYSEERLNPRDVEYGTIEGLITTNVGDSTLAPNRSELSIQDLLDHTCTSGSGSGLPFLVQRTVARQITLMECVGKGRYGEVWRGQWQGENIAVKIFSSRDEKSWFRETELYNTVLLRHENILGFIASDMTSRHSSTQLWLITHYHEMGSLYDYLQLTTLDTVNCLRIVLSIASGLAHLHIEIFGTQGKPAISHRDLKSKNILVKKNGQCCIADLGLAVMHSQSTNQLDVGNNPRVGTKRYMAPEVLDETIQVDCFDSYKRVDIWAFGLVLWEVARRMVSNGIVEDYKPPFYDVVPNDPSFEDMRKVVCVDQQRPNIPNRWFSDPTLTSLAKLMKECWYHNPSARLTALRIKKTLTKIDNSLDKLKADC, from the exons ATGAGGAGCCAAAGTTGAACGCTGTCCTCTACACCTGTGTGTGTGAAGGGCTGTCCTGTGGGAGCCAGCATCACTGCCAGGGCCAGCAGTGCTTTGTCTCCCTGAGCATAAACGATGGCATCAAAATCCATCAGAAAGGCTGCTTCCAAGTCTACGAGCAGAGCAAGATGACCTGCAGAACGCCGCCCACTCCCGACCAGGCTGTGGAGTGCTGCCAGGGTAACTGGTGCAACAAGAACATCACGGCCCAGCTGCCCACCAAAG GAAAATCCTTCCAAGGGGCCTCTTCATCATACTACAGCCTGGAAACCATCGCCATCGTGTCACTCTGTTCGATTGTCGTAGTATGCATTCTAGGTTTCCTCACCGTGCTGATGATTAGAAAATTCCAGAGGTACAGTGAAGAGCGACTCAACCCCAGAGATGTGGAGTATGGCACCATCGAAGGGCTCATCACCACAAATGTCGGCGACAGCACCTTAGCA CCAAACAGATCAGAGCTCTCAATACAG GATTTATTGGACCATACCTGCACATCGGGGAGTGGCTCCGGCCTTCCTTTCTTGGTTCAAAGAACCGTGGCGCGACAGATCACGCTCATGGAGTGTGTAG gaaagggcagatatggaGAGGTTTGGCGGGGCCAATGGCAAGGAGAGAACATCGCAGTGAAAATATTTTCTTCCCGCGATGAAAAATCCTGGTTCAGAGAAACAGAGTTGTATAATACTGTGTTGCTAAGACATGAGAAtatcttgg GTTTCATTGCCTCAGATATGACATCGAGACATTCAAGCACCCAGCTCTGGCTGATTACGCATTATCACGAGATGGGATCCTTGTATGACTACCTACAGCTCACGACACTGGACACAGTGAACTGCCTCCGAATAGTGCTGTCCATAGCTAGCGGCCTCGCGCATCTGCACATAGAAATATTTGGTACCCAGGGGAAGCCAGCTATCTCCCACCGGGACTTAAAGAGCAAAAACATCCTTGTGAAGAAGAATGGGCAGTGCTGCATAGCCGACTTAG gcctcgcCGTCATGCACTCCCAGAGCACCAATCAGCTGGATGTGGGTAACAACCCCCGCGTGGGAACCAAGCGCTACATGGCCCCCGAAGTTCTGGACGAAACCATCCAGGTGGACTGTTTCGACTCCTACAAGAGGGTGGATATCTGGGCCTTTGGACTGGTCCTGTGGGAGGTGGCCCGGCGGATGGTGAGCAATG GAATTGTAGAAGATTACAAGCCTCCTTTCTACGATGTGGTCCCAAATGACCCGAGCTTTGAAGATATGAGAAAAGTGGTCTGCGTGGATCAGCAGAGGCCAAACATTCCCAACAGATGGTTCTCAGATCCA ACGTTAACCTCTCTGGCCAAGCTGATGAAAGAGTGCTGGTATCACAATCCTTCTGCAAGACTAACAGCCCTGCGAATCAAAAAGACTTTGACCAAAATTGATAATTCCTTAGATAAACTGAAAGCTGACTGTTGA
- the ACVR1 gene encoding activin receptor type-1 isoform X2, whose translation MLDGVMILPVLMMIAFPSPSVEDEEPKLNAVLYTCVCEGLSCGSQHHCQGQQCFVSLSINDGIKIHQKGCFQVYEQSKMTCRTPPTPDQAVECCQGNWCNKNITAQLPTKGKSFQGASSSYYSLETIAIVSLCSIVVVCILGFLTVLMIRKFQRYSEERLNPRDVEYGTIEGLITTNVGDSTLADLLDHTCTSGSGSGLPFLVQRTVARQITLMECVGKGRYGEVWRGQWQGENIAVKIFSSRDEKSWFRETELYNTVLLRHENILGFIASDMTSRHSSTQLWLITHYHEMGSLYDYLQLTTLDTVNCLRIVLSIASGLAHLHIEIFGTQGKPAISHRDLKSKNILVKKNGQCCIADLGLAVMHSQSTNQLDVGNNPRVGTKRYMAPEVLDETIQVDCFDSYKRVDIWAFGLVLWEVARRMVSNGIVEDYKPPFYDVVPNDPSFEDMRKVVCVDQQRPNIPNRWFSDPTLTSLAKLMKECWYHNPSARLTALRIKKTLTKIDNSLDKLKADC comes from the exons ATGAGGAGCCAAAGTTGAACGCTGTCCTCTACACCTGTGTGTGTGAAGGGCTGTCCTGTGGGAGCCAGCATCACTGCCAGGGCCAGCAGTGCTTTGTCTCCCTGAGCATAAACGATGGCATCAAAATCCATCAGAAAGGCTGCTTCCAAGTCTACGAGCAGAGCAAGATGACCTGCAGAACGCCGCCCACTCCCGACCAGGCTGTGGAGTGCTGCCAGGGTAACTGGTGCAACAAGAACATCACGGCCCAGCTGCCCACCAAAG GAAAATCCTTCCAAGGGGCCTCTTCATCATACTACAGCCTGGAAACCATCGCCATCGTGTCACTCTGTTCGATTGTCGTAGTATGCATTCTAGGTTTCCTCACCGTGCTGATGATTAGAAAATTCCAGAGGTACAGTGAAGAGCGACTCAACCCCAGAGATGTGGAGTATGGCACCATCGAAGGGCTCATCACCACAAATGTCGGCGACAGCACCTTAGCA GATTTATTGGACCATACCTGCACATCGGGGAGTGGCTCCGGCCTTCCTTTCTTGGTTCAAAGAACCGTGGCGCGACAGATCACGCTCATGGAGTGTGTAG gaaagggcagatatggaGAGGTTTGGCGGGGCCAATGGCAAGGAGAGAACATCGCAGTGAAAATATTTTCTTCCCGCGATGAAAAATCCTGGTTCAGAGAAACAGAGTTGTATAATACTGTGTTGCTAAGACATGAGAAtatcttgg GTTTCATTGCCTCAGATATGACATCGAGACATTCAAGCACCCAGCTCTGGCTGATTACGCATTATCACGAGATGGGATCCTTGTATGACTACCTACAGCTCACGACACTGGACACAGTGAACTGCCTCCGAATAGTGCTGTCCATAGCTAGCGGCCTCGCGCATCTGCACATAGAAATATTTGGTACCCAGGGGAAGCCAGCTATCTCCCACCGGGACTTAAAGAGCAAAAACATCCTTGTGAAGAAGAATGGGCAGTGCTGCATAGCCGACTTAG gcctcgcCGTCATGCACTCCCAGAGCACCAATCAGCTGGATGTGGGTAACAACCCCCGCGTGGGAACCAAGCGCTACATGGCCCCCGAAGTTCTGGACGAAACCATCCAGGTGGACTGTTTCGACTCCTACAAGAGGGTGGATATCTGGGCCTTTGGACTGGTCCTGTGGGAGGTGGCCCGGCGGATGGTGAGCAATG GAATTGTAGAAGATTACAAGCCTCCTTTCTACGATGTGGTCCCAAATGACCCGAGCTTTGAAGATATGAGAAAAGTGGTCTGCGTGGATCAGCAGAGGCCAAACATTCCCAACAGATGGTTCTCAGATCCA ACGTTAACCTCTCTGGCCAAGCTGATGAAAGAGTGCTGGTATCACAATCCTTCTGCAAGACTAACAGCCCTGCGAATCAAAAAGACTTTGACCAAAATTGATAATTCCTTAGATAAACTGAAAGCTGACTGTTGA